From Pyramidobacter piscolens W5455, the proteins below share one genomic window:
- a CDS encoding biotin-dependent carboxyltransferase family protein, with the protein APLPMWTAVAVKDGDRLGFGAPHGRGCRAYVCVGGGIEVPPVMGSRSTYMKAKIGGLEGRKLKDGDELPAGTPWSLWRNIVGAACPAELRPDYGDSPLRAVPGPQDSYVTPAGLKTFFETEYTVSTSADRMGCRLESDRAIEHAKGPDIVSDGIPMGAVQAPGSGLPIVMMADRQTTGGYVKIAVVHALDVARLAQKMPGEKVRFAPLSQDEGVELSRAEAAKVERLRLFVQHAAAQPAAATAAAPARSGAMKLNVEGKDYAVTWERLD; encoded by the coding sequence GCGCCTCTGCCGATGTGGACGGCCGTCGCCGTGAAAGACGGCGACCGGCTCGGCTTCGGCGCCCCGCACGGGCGCGGCTGCCGCGCCTACGTCTGCGTCGGCGGCGGTATCGAGGTGCCGCCGGTGATGGGCAGCCGCAGCACCTACATGAAAGCGAAGATCGGCGGCCTCGAAGGGCGCAAGCTGAAAGACGGCGACGAGCTGCCAGCCGGCACGCCGTGGTCGCTGTGGCGCAACATCGTCGGCGCTGCCTGCCCGGCGGAACTGCGCCCCGATTACGGAGATTCGCCGCTGCGCGCCGTGCCCGGCCCGCAGGATTCCTACGTCACGCCCGCAGGACTGAAAACGTTCTTCGAGACCGAATACACCGTTTCCACCTCGGCCGACCGCATGGGCTGCCGCCTGGAAAGCGACCGCGCCATCGAACACGCGAAAGGCCCCGACATCGTTTCCGACGGCATCCCCATGGGAGCCGTGCAGGCGCCCGGCTCCGGCCTGCCGATCGTGATGATGGCCGACCGCCAGACCACCGGCGGCTACGTGAAGATCGCCGTCGTGCACGCGCTCGACGTGGCGCGCCTGGCGCAGAAAATGCCCGGCGAAAAGGTGCGCTTCGCGCCGCTCAGCCAGGACGAAGGCGTCGAACTGTCGCGCGCCGAAGCGGCGAAAGTCGAGCGGCTGCGCCTGTTCGTGCAGCACGCCGCGGCGCAACCGGCGGCGGCGACCGCAGCGGCTCCGGCGCGGTCGGGAGCGATGAAGCTGAACGTCGAAGGCAAAGATTACGCCGTGACCTGGGAACGATTGGATTGA
- a CDS encoding LamB/YcsF family protein, protein MMTYRVDLNSDLGESFGAWKMGRDGDVLTFVSSANVACGFHAGDPVVMRATVAAAKAAGVAVGAHPAYPDLVGFGRRNMACTPDEIYADALYQIGALRAFCEAAGMKLQHVKPHGAMYNSAAKKIEEAEALAQAVKDAGGLILMGLAGSKFDEAAAKIGLPYAAEAFADRGYMPDGTLVPRSREGAFVRDAEIAAARVIRMVKEGVVEAIDGTTVKLRPHSICLHGDSPTAVQMAQTLRSRLVEAGIEIAPLAQIV, encoded by the coding sequence ATGATGACCTATCGAGTGGATTTGAACAGCGATCTGGGGGAAAGTTTCGGCGCTTGGAAAATGGGGCGCGACGGCGACGTGCTCACCTTCGTCTCGTCGGCGAACGTGGCCTGCGGTTTCCACGCCGGCGACCCCGTCGTGATGCGCGCCACGGTGGCGGCGGCGAAAGCGGCGGGCGTGGCCGTGGGGGCGCATCCCGCCTATCCCGATCTGGTCGGCTTCGGCCGCCGCAACATGGCCTGCACGCCCGACGAGATTTACGCCGACGCGCTGTATCAGATCGGCGCGCTGCGCGCTTTCTGCGAGGCGGCGGGCATGAAACTCCAGCACGTCAAGCCCCACGGCGCCATGTACAACAGCGCCGCCAAAAAGATCGAGGAAGCCGAAGCCCTCGCGCAGGCCGTGAAGGACGCCGGCGGGCTGATCCTGATGGGGCTGGCGGGATCGAAGTTCGACGAAGCTGCCGCGAAGATCGGCCTGCCTTACGCCGCCGAAGCCTTCGCCGACCGCGGCTACATGCCCGACGGCACGCTCGTGCCCCGCAGCAGGGAAGGCGCCTTCGTGCGCGACGCGGAAATCGCCGCCGCGCGCGTGATCCGCATGGTCAAAGAAGGCGTCGTCGAAGCGATCGACGGCACGACCGTGAAGCTGCGCCCCCACTCCATCTGCCTGCACGGCGACTCGCCCACGGCCGTGCAGATGGCCCAGACCCTGCGGTCCCGGCTCGTCGAAGCCGGCATCGAGATCGCCCCGCTGGCGCAGATCGTCTAG
- a CDS encoding indolepyruvate oxidoreductase subunit beta, whose translation MSKNKTKSVLLVGVGGQGTILASKILTAGLIEAGYDVKMSEVHGMSQRGGSVSTQVRYGEKVYSPIIGKGEADVLVSFETMEAIRCLDGLKPGGKVVVNDYKMPSLPILSGAKEYPDGIIEELKSKVPTLALDAAQVARDNGNPRGMNVVLLGALVQLLGIANIDWTAAVKANVKPQFVDGNLRCLEAGMKLAESLA comes from the coding sequence ATGAGCAAGAACAAAACGAAAAGCGTTCTTCTCGTCGGCGTCGGCGGACAGGGGACCATCCTCGCCAGCAAAATCCTCACCGCCGGGCTCATCGAGGCGGGATACGACGTGAAAATGAGCGAAGTTCACGGCATGAGTCAGCGCGGCGGTTCCGTTTCCACTCAGGTCCGCTACGGCGAAAAAGTCTATTCCCCGATCATCGGCAAAGGCGAAGCCGACGTGCTCGTTTCGTTCGAGACGATGGAAGCCATCCGCTGTCTGGACGGGCTCAAGCCGGGCGGAAAGGTCGTCGTGAACGATTATAAAATGCCGTCGCTTCCCATTCTCAGCGGCGCCAAGGAGTACCCGGACGGCATCATCGAAGAGCTCAAAAGCAAGGTCCCCACGCTCGCGCTGGACGCGGCGCAGGTAGCCCGCGACAACGGCAATCCCCGCGGCATGAACGTCGTCTTACTCGGCGCGCTCGTTCAGTTGCTGGGCATCGCGAACATCGACTGGACGGCGGCCGTGAAGGCCAATGTCAAGCCTCAGTTCGTCGACGGCAATCTCCGCTGCCTCGAAGCGGGGATGAAACTCGCCGAATCGCTCGCATAA
- the iorA gene encoding indolepyruvate ferredoxin oxidoreductase subunit alpha — translation MIKKLMTGDEAVARGAYEAGVCFASAYPGTPSTEILENAGAYKEIAAEWASNEKVAMEAAIGASLGGVRAMAAMKHVGLNVAADPIFTYSYMGVSGGMVFVSADDPNMHSSQNEQDNRNYAKFMKVPMLEPSDSQEAKDMFRAAFDLSEKFDTPVMFRMTTRVCHSKSLVELGKRKEFDAIPYVKNRMKNDPVPAISRQLRVKMLDRDRRLSAYSNDCPFNFAEYNGSKKIGIVANGVSYQYAKEVFGDSASYLKLGMTNPMPMDLIREFRANVETMYVIEELDPYMEEQIRAAGIDCIGKEKIPSVGELTPNLVREALLGTKAKEIEFNHNLIVDRPPALCAGCPHRGFFYECAKHKDTVMVGDIGCYALGGSEPLNAKDLALCMGSAFSLAHGMDKAFKRSGQEKTIVACMGDSTFFHTGINSLEEVVYNDSRVICCILDNRITGMTGHQENPGTGYTLKGEPANIMDIETIVRALGVTRIRTVNPLKLDEMKEALDWAYQEVREAPVVLITRWLCVLKKLSTEDRREFRIAPGQCTVNHEKCIGCKKCLQTGCPALSFDKYERKVSIDRMQCVGCTVCAQVCPVKAIVKGARK, via the coding sequence TTGATCAAGAAACTCATGACCGGCGACGAAGCCGTCGCCAGAGGCGCGTACGAAGCGGGGGTTTGCTTCGCCTCCGCCTATCCCGGCACTCCCAGCACCGAGATCCTCGAAAATGCCGGCGCGTACAAAGAGATCGCCGCGGAGTGGGCTTCCAACGAAAAAGTCGCGATGGAAGCCGCCATCGGCGCTTCTCTGGGCGGCGTGCGCGCCATGGCCGCGATGAAGCACGTCGGCCTGAACGTGGCTGCCGACCCGATCTTCACCTATTCCTACATGGGCGTCTCGGGCGGCATGGTTTTTGTCTCCGCGGACGACCCGAACATGCATTCCTCGCAGAACGAGCAGGACAACCGCAATTACGCGAAGTTCATGAAGGTCCCTATGCTCGAACCCTCCGACTCGCAAGAGGCCAAAGACATGTTCCGCGCCGCCTTCGACCTCTCCGAAAAGTTCGACACGCCCGTCATGTTCCGCATGACCACCCGCGTCTGCCACTCCAAGTCGCTTGTCGAGCTCGGCAAGCGGAAGGAATTCGACGCCATCCCCTACGTGAAAAACCGCATGAAAAACGACCCCGTCCCAGCCATCTCGCGCCAGCTTCGCGTGAAGATGCTCGACCGCGATCGCAGGTTGAGCGCCTATTCCAACGACTGTCCCTTTAACTTCGCCGAGTACAACGGCTCGAAAAAAATCGGCATCGTGGCCAACGGCGTTTCCTACCAGTACGCCAAAGAGGTCTTCGGCGACAGCGCTTCCTACCTCAAACTCGGCATGACCAATCCCATGCCCATGGACCTGATCCGCGAATTCCGCGCCAACGTCGAGACGATGTACGTCATCGAAGAACTCGATCCTTATATGGAAGAGCAAATTCGCGCAGCCGGCATCGACTGCATCGGCAAGGAAAAGATCCCTTCGGTCGGCGAACTGACCCCGAACCTCGTCCGCGAGGCTTTGCTCGGCACAAAGGCCAAAGAGATCGAATTCAACCACAATCTGATCGTCGATCGTCCGCCTGCCCTGTGCGCCGGCTGCCCGCACCGCGGCTTCTTCTACGAGTGCGCCAAGCACAAAGACACCGTCATGGTCGGCGATATCGGCTGCTACGCCCTTGGCGGCAGCGAACCGCTGAACGCCAAGGATTTGGCTCTGTGCATGGGTTCCGCTTTTTCGCTGGCACACGGCATGGACAAAGCCTTCAAGAGAAGCGGTCAGGAAAAGACGATTGTCGCCTGCATGGGAGATTCGACCTTCTTCCACACCGGCATCAATTCTCTTGAGGAAGTCGTTTACAACGATTCCCGCGTCATCTGCTGCATCCTCGACAATCGCATCACCGGCATGACAGGCCATCAGGAGAATCCTGGCACTGGCTACACGCTGAAAGGCGAGCCGGCGAACATCATGGATATCGAGACGATCGTCCGCGCCCTTGGCGTGACCCGCATTCGCACCGTCAACCCGCTCAAGCTGGACGAGATGAAGGAAGCGCTCGACTGGGCGTATCAGGAAGTCCGCGAAGCTCCCGTGGTCCTGATCACCCGCTGGCTCTGCGTCCTCAAAAAACTCTCCACGGAAGACCGGCGCGAGTTCCGCATCGCACCGGGCCAATGCACCGTCAATCACGAGAAATGCATCGGCTGCAAAAAATGTTTGCAGACCGGCTGCCCTGCGCTGAGCTTCGACAAGTACGAACGCAAGGTCAGCATCGACAGGATGCAGTGCGTCGGCTGCACGGTCTGCGCCCAAGTCTGTCCGGTGAAAGCGATCGTGAAAGGAGCGAGAAAATGA
- a CDS encoding LysR family transcriptional regulator has product MRIDDIECFRILAETLNYTNAADRLYLTPSSLTRIIQQMEAELGFQLFDRSRRSVSLTAAGQSFYLNSEGILASYYAAAEKARYAQEGHSGIIRLAVNVYFVNSFVYELLNDYQTGHPDILVRVSGSNTERMIYDLNTGTIDCAICTGRPADRDIERIVLRKYRDCAVFSTRHPLAQRGEVAFAELKQERFVVIARSLARRGYEQIRARARDAGFDASVEENASSVAHLLAIVATGRYVTLLSDNYRSLAAGRLKFVPLADKGTVELSFLWNRNCGNPCVPIFADYIRKNCKRKASDSE; this is encoded by the coding sequence ATGCGTATCGACGATATCGAATGTTTCCGCATTCTCGCGGAAACGCTGAACTACACCAACGCGGCCGACCGGCTTTATCTCACGCCGTCGTCGCTGACGAGGATCATACAGCAGATGGAAGCCGAGCTGGGCTTTCAGCTCTTTGACCGCAGCCGCCGTTCCGTCTCGCTGACGGCGGCCGGTCAGAGCTTTTATCTGAACAGCGAGGGGATTCTTGCCAGCTACTACGCCGCGGCGGAAAAAGCGCGCTACGCGCAGGAAGGGCATTCCGGGATCATCCGTCTGGCGGTAAACGTATACTTCGTTAACTCTTTCGTGTACGAGCTTCTGAACGATTACCAGACGGGACACCCGGATATTCTCGTGCGGGTGAGCGGCAGCAACACCGAACGAATGATCTACGATCTCAACACGGGAACGATCGACTGCGCCATCTGCACCGGCCGACCGGCGGACCGCGATATCGAGCGCATCGTGCTGCGCAAATATCGCGACTGCGCCGTGTTCTCCACTCGCCATCCGCTGGCACAAAGGGGAGAGGTCGCGTTCGCGGAACTGAAGCAGGAGCGTTTCGTCGTCATCGCCCGCTCTCTGGCCCGTCGCGGCTATGAGCAGATACGGGCGCGGGCGAGAGACGCCGGTTTCGACGCCTCGGTGGAGGAAAACGCTTCCAGCGTCGCGCATCTGCTTGCGATCGTCGCGACGGGGCGTTATGTGACGCTTTTGTCCGATAACTATCGCAGTCTTGCGGCCGGAAGGCTGAAGTTCGTTCCGCTGGCGGATAAGGGGACCGTCGAGCTTTCATTTCTCTGGAACCGTAACTGCGGAAATCCCTGTGTGCCGATCTTCGCGGATTACATCAGGAAGAATTGCAAGCGCAAAGCAAGTGATTCTGAGTAA
- a CDS encoding SLC13 family permease, whose protein sequence is MDVLSLILFIVVIALAFFRKNNIGVLALAVGVVAVRLFGMNDRALIGAVNVSLFVTLVGITLLFAVITSTGALELLARKIIARAGKRTWMIPILIYLAGFTIVAVGPGGVPALAIIPPLAAAIAVEVGYNPLMLSLIGICGMTSGRFSPITPEGTIILSAVAKAGYTGNVTPAIWVNAVLYNLILAVVIYIAFKGYKIKATPDAEVKQAEKFSGKQIVALLSILVMLFLIVYAKVNLGLAALSVAAVLLVFHVADDSKCIKAIPWNTIILVLGVGALLSIVAQAGGIALLSDGLSKIMSNSTSTPLMSLSAGLLSLVSSALGVVYPMMMPMCIDIAKQIGGVNPAALMSAVAAAGAASGISPMSTGGALIIAAIVGEERINLTKEDENKLFVQLLIISMLTLVLLFVVSWLFYGPVANVFSPSAL, encoded by the coding sequence ATGGACGTTTTATCGCTCATTCTCTTCATTGTCGTCATCGCGCTTGCATTTTTCCGGAAGAACAACATCGGCGTCCTTGCCTTGGCTGTAGGCGTCGTCGCCGTGCGCCTGTTCGGCATGAACGACAGGGCACTGATCGGCGCCGTCAACGTCTCCCTGTTCGTGACGCTGGTCGGCATCACGCTGCTCTTTGCCGTGATTACCAGCACGGGAGCGCTCGAACTGCTGGCCCGCAAGATCATCGCCAGGGCCGGCAAGCGCACGTGGATGATCCCGATCCTCATATATCTCGCCGGTTTCACGATCGTCGCGGTCGGCCCCGGCGGCGTGCCCGCGCTGGCCATCATCCCGCCTCTTGCGGCCGCTATCGCCGTGGAGGTCGGCTATAATCCTCTGATGCTGTCACTGATCGGCATTTGCGGCATGACGTCCGGTCGCTTTTCGCCGATCACGCCCGAGGGTACCATCATCCTCAGCGCCGTCGCCAAAGCCGGATACACCGGCAACGTCACTCCCGCGATCTGGGTCAACGCCGTCCTTTACAATCTGATCCTAGCCGTCGTCATCTATATCGCGTTCAAGGGCTACAAGATCAAAGCCACTCCCGACGCCGAAGTCAAGCAGGCCGAAAAATTCAGCGGCAAGCAGATCGTCGCTCTGCTGAGCATCCTCGTGATGCTCTTCCTTATCGTCTACGCGAAGGTCAACCTCGGCCTCGCGGCGCTGTCGGTCGCCGCCGTCCTGCTCGTTTTCCACGTCGCGGACGACAGCAAATGCATCAAGGCCATCCCCTGGAACACGATTATCCTTGTTCTCGGCGTCGGCGCGTTGCTCTCGATCGTCGCCCAAGCGGGCGGCATCGCCCTGCTCAGCGACGGGCTCAGCAAGATCATGAGCAACAGCACGTCCACGCCTTTGATGAGCCTATCGGCTGGCCTGCTCAGCCTCGTCAGCAGCGCTCTGGGGGTCGTCTACCCGATGATGATGCCGATGTGCATCGACATCGCCAAGCAGATTGGCGGCGTCAACCCCGCAGCTTTGATGTCCGCCGTCGCGGCGGCCGGCGCGGCCAGCGGCATCTCGCCGATGTCCACGGGCGGCGCGCTGATCATTGCGGCGATCGTCGGCGAAGAACGCATCAATCTTACCAAGGAAGACGAAAACAAGCTCTTTGTGCAGCTTTTGATCATCTCCATGCTGACTCTCGTGCTGCTTTTCGTGGTCTCATGGCTCTTCTACGGGCCTGTCGCAAACGTTTTCAGCCCCTCGGCGCTCTAA